The Proteus terrae subsp. cibarius genome contains the following window.
CGATGAAAATCGTCGAGTGCTCAATTTCTTAGAAAAACCATCAAACCCACCTTGTATTCCTGATGATCCTGATCATTCATTAGCAAGCATGGGTATTTATGTGGTTGATAGAGATTATCTCTTTGATTTATTAGAAGAAGATAGCCGTGATCCAAATTCACACCATGACTTTGGTCAAGATATCATTCCGAGAATCACTGAACGTGGCGATGTTCTTGCTCACCCATTTGAACTCTCTTGTGTCAGTTCAGATCCTTCAGTGCCACCGTACTGGCGCGATGTAGGAACCATTGAAGCATATTGGTCTGCTAACCTTGATTTAGCCTCTGTAACACCAGAACTTGATATGTATGCGAAAGACTGGCCAATTCGCACCTTTATGACACCGTTACCACCAGCTAAATTTGTCCAAGATAATCATGGTGAACATGGACAAATGATGAACTCCTTGATTGCTGACGGTTGTATTATCAATGGATCAACACTCTATTCATCTATCCTATTCCCATTAGTTCGCGTTGAATCTTTCTGCCATATCGAAGATTCCGTGATTTTACCTGATGTGACTGTGAGCCATCATTGCTACTTAAAACGCTGCATTATTGAGCGTAGCTGTACTATTCCAGAAGGTACTGTTATTGGGATGAATGCCGAAGAAGATGCGGCACGTTTCCACCGAACTGAAGAAGGTATTGTGCTTGTAACAAGAGAAATGCTTGAGCAACTCGCACTTAATGAAAAAGAAAATCCAACTGAAACAACTGCAGAAAAAAAACCTCAAAATGAGGAGGCATTTTCGTGAATGTCCTTCACTGTTGTTCTGAACTATTCCCTCTGCTAAAAACAGGGGGATTAGCGGATGTTATGGGCTCTTTGCCTTTAGCTCAAAAAAAGATAGGCTTAGATGCGCGGGTTGTTATACCCGCGTTTCCTGCTATCAAAGATAATATTCCCGATCTCAAATTAGTGACTAATATCGATACCTTTGCAGGTAATATTTCTCTGCTTTATGGCCAATACCAAGGTGTTGATATTTATCTTATTGATGCACCTCATCTTTATCAACGCGCTGGTAGTCCTTATCACGACCAACATCAACACCCTTATAGTGATAATGTTTTTCGTTTTGCTTTATTAGGTTGGGTAGCGAGCGAATTATCAGCGGGGTTAGATCCTTTATGGCGAGCTGATGTTGTTCATGCTCATGATTGGCATGCTGGACTTGCTTGTGCTTATTTAGCAGTTAAACAT
Protein-coding sequences here:
- the glgC gene encoding glucose-1-phosphate adenylyltransferase, with translation MMTTEQGQKLMLAQQLPKEAIALVLAGGRGTRLKALTSKRAKPAVFFGGKFRIIDFTLSNCLNSGIRRIGVITQYQSHSLVQHIQRGWSFFNEDMNEFVDLLPAQQRRNTEHWYMGTADAIYQNLDILRSYKAKYVVILAGDHIYKMNYARLLLDHVENKSKFTVACIRVPKEDAFQFGIMDIDENRRVLNFLEKPSNPPCIPDDPDHSLASMGIYVVDRDYLFDLLEEDSRDPNSHHDFGQDIIPRITERGDVLAHPFELSCVSSDPSVPPYWRDVGTIEAYWSANLDLASVTPELDMYAKDWPIRTFMTPLPPAKFVQDNHGEHGQMMNSLIADGCIINGSTLYSSILFPLVRVESFCHIEDSVILPDVTVSHHCYLKRCIIERSCTIPEGTVIGMNAEEDAARFHRTEEGIVLVTREMLEQLALNEKENPTETTAEKKPQNEEAFS